A region of Rhodoferax potami DNA encodes the following proteins:
- a CDS encoding ferritin-like domain-containing protein yields MLYPELFKQLESVRWDMEKDIPWDSFDPAQLSDEQAATIKMNAITEWAALPATEMFLRDNRGDSDFSAFMSIWFFEEQKHSLVLMEYLRRFRPDLVPTEEELHAIRFEFDPAPALETLMLHFCGEIRLNHWYRRASDWHTEPVIKAIYTKLSQDEARHGGAYLKYMKRAIGKFGIEAKSAFAKVGVLMASARRTAQALHPTNLHVNKALFPRDTIQSRLPNPEWLEHWLDRQINFDAVWETKVVERILHNLSLLMERSFTTVQELNKYRKELSKDLAAAPEVSPGTV; encoded by the coding sequence ATGCTGTACCCCGAACTTTTTAAGCAACTCGAATCGGTGCGCTGGGATATGGAGAAAGATATTCCATGGGATAGTTTTGATCCCGCCCAGTTGTCGGATGAGCAGGCTGCGACGATCAAAATGAACGCGATCACGGAATGGGCTGCGCTACCTGCCACAGAAATGTTCTTGCGCGACAACCGCGGCGACAGTGACTTTTCCGCGTTCATGTCCATCTGGTTTTTCGAGGAGCAAAAGCACTCTCTGGTACTGATGGAATATCTCCGCCGGTTCCGCCCGGACCTCGTGCCTACGGAAGAAGAGCTGCATGCCATCCGTTTTGAATTCGATCCGGCACCGGCATTGGAAACGCTCATGCTGCATTTCTGCGGTGAGATCCGACTCAACCACTGGTACCGCCGCGCGAGCGATTGGCACACAGAGCCGGTAATCAAGGCGATCTACACCAAACTCAGCCAGGACGAGGCCCGCCACGGCGGTGCGTACCTCAAGTACATGAAGCGTGCCATCGGCAAGTTCGGGATCGAGGCAAAGTCGGCGTTTGCGAAAGTGGGCGTGCTGATGGCGAGTGCGCGCCGCACAGCGCAGGCGCTCCACCCCACGAATTTGCATGTGAACAAAGCGTTGTTTCCGCGGGATACGATTCAGAGCCGTTTGCCAAACCCGGAGTGGTTGGAGCACTGGCTGGACCGCCAGATCAATTTTGATGCGGTCTGGGAGACCAAAGTGGTCGAACGCATTCTTCACAACCTGAGTTTGCTGATGGAGCGCAGCTTCACCACCGTTCAAGAGCTCAACAAGTACCGCAAGGAGCTTTCCAAGGACTTGGCTGCGGCGCCTGAAGTTTCACCAGGGACGGTCTGA
- a CDS encoding adenylyltransferase/cytidyltransferase family protein: MTSSAPLPAFLDKIQPADSLSAALAVLPRPWVFTNGVFDVLHRGHVLYLAQARALGGSLIVALNTDASVRRLGKGDDRPLNAEADRAVVMASQGAVDLVTWFTEDTPEALIARIRPDILVKGGDYDMSVLPETRLVESWGGRAQALPFVSGYSTTGLVKKIRASAS, from the coding sequence ATGACTTCATCTGCTCCACTACCTGCGTTCCTCGACAAAATCCAGCCTGCAGACAGCTTGTCTGCTGCGTTGGCCGTGCTGCCTCGCCCTTGGGTGTTCACCAATGGTGTTTTCGATGTCTTGCACCGTGGGCATGTGCTGTACCTCGCACAGGCCCGCGCCTTAGGCGGTAGCTTGATTGTGGCGCTCAACACGGACGCATCGGTACGCAGATTGGGCAAGGGCGATGACCGCCCTTTAAACGCGGAGGCGGATCGCGCGGTCGTCATGGCGAGTCAAGGCGCTGTGGACTTGGTCACCTGGTTCACCGAGGACACGCCAGAGGCTCTGATCGCCCGCATCCGCCCGGATATTCTGGTGAAGGGCGGCGATTACGACATGTCGGTTCTGCCCGAAACCCGCTTGGTGGAGTCGTGGGGCGGGCGGGCACAGGCTTTGCCGTTTGTGAGTGGTTACTCCACCACCGGTCTGGTAAAAAAAATACGGGCAAGCGCTTCGTAA
- a CDS encoding DUF1365 domain-containing protein: protein MNASTTPLNVPAHSALIGFGEVRHTRHRPVRNAFAYGTYFLMLPMRSLQTQGNGALPRNRFAPISFYDSDHGDGRDVAAGGALGWLDALLAKEGIADATGEVWLHCYPRVWGFTFKPVSFWYCHRADGSLRAIVVEVNNTFGERHCYLLDAPQFGRELQAAKVFHVSPFCPVEGGYRFRFMVTPDMRRTVARIDYHDASGALIDTSVSGQLETLSSESIRRALWRYPVMTWGVVVKIHWQALKLWLKKVPFFHKPVPPDTLVSR from the coding sequence ATGAATGCGTCGACCACTCCGCTCAATGTGCCAGCGCACTCCGCGCTGATCGGATTCGGGGAAGTCCGCCACACACGGCATCGCCCTGTGCGCAACGCATTCGCCTATGGCACGTATTTCTTAATGCTGCCGATGCGCAGCCTGCAGACTCAAGGCAATGGTGCACTCCCGCGGAATCGCTTTGCACCCATCAGCTTTTACGACTCCGACCATGGAGACGGCCGGGATGTGGCCGCCGGCGGCGCCTTGGGTTGGCTCGACGCGCTGCTGGCAAAGGAAGGCATTGCAGACGCCACTGGAGAAGTCTGGCTCCACTGCTACCCACGGGTATGGGGTTTCACCTTCAAACCCGTGAGCTTTTGGTACTGCCACCGCGCGGATGGAAGCCTGCGGGCGATTGTGGTGGAAGTGAACAACACCTTTGGCGAGAGGCATTGCTACTTGCTGGATGCCCCGCAATTCGGCCGCGAACTGCAAGCCGCCAAAGTTTTCCATGTGTCACCATTTTGTCCGGTAGAGGGCGGTTACCGCTTCCGTTTCATGGTGACCCCTGACATGCGCCGCACCGTGGCACGCATCGACTACCACGACGCCAGCGGTGCGCTGATCGACACCAGCGTGAGCGGTCAACTCGAGACACTGAGTTCTGAAAGCATCCGCCGCGCACTATGGCGCTACCCCGTCATGACCTGGGGGGTAGTCGTCAAGATTCATTGGCAAGCCCTGAAGCTGTGGCTGAAAAAAGTGCCCTTTTTCCACAAACCCGTACCGCCTGACACCTTGGTCAGCCGGTAG
- a CDS encoding NAD(P)/FAD-dependent oxidoreductase, with the protein MRLAIIGSGISGLAAAHRLRGQADVTLFEAGAYFGGHTHTVDVTLPSPRGAVTHGVDTGFLVFNERTYPNLIALLAELDVATSKSDMSFSVQVPGAKGSHALEWSGSSLDTVFAQRSNLVNPRFLRMLRDVLRFNQLATDIAIRNAETELMQPLSAFLDQHRLSTEFRDWYFLPMLGCIWSCPTDQMLQFPVATMIRFCHNHGLIQVSNRPQWWTVTGGARHYVEKIIAGIPDKRLNTPVQRIARDDQGVLVTTNGSTERFDKVVLACHSDQSLAMLADPSPAEQATLGAIRYQANRAVLHTDTSVLPQRRKAWAAWNYERSQDEGQNNARVCLHYLLNMLQPLPFEQSVVVSLNPVSEIKAEHVHGSFDYAHPVFDLGAIRAQAEVPALQGQQHTYYSGAWTGYGFHEDGLKSGLEAARLLKQHAGLAA; encoded by the coding sequence ATGAGACTCGCGATCATCGGTTCCGGCATTTCCGGCCTTGCTGCGGCTCACCGCTTGCGTGGCCAGGCGGATGTCACTTTGTTTGAGGCAGGCGCCTACTTTGGGGGCCACACACATACGGTGGACGTCACCTTACCCAGCCCGCGCGGCGCAGTAACGCACGGTGTAGACACCGGATTTTTGGTGTTCAACGAGCGCACCTACCCAAATCTGATTGCATTGCTGGCTGAATTGGATGTCGCGACCTCTAAGTCAGACATGTCTTTTTCTGTGCAGGTCCCGGGCGCCAAAGGAAGCCACGCGCTCGAATGGAGCGGTTCATCGCTGGACACGGTATTCGCCCAACGCAGCAACCTGGTCAACCCGCGGTTCTTACGTATGCTTCGCGATGTGCTGAGGTTTAACCAACTCGCGACTGACATTGCGATCCGAAATGCAGAAACAGAGCTCATGCAACCGCTGTCGGCTTTTCTAGACCAACACCGGCTGTCTACAGAGTTCCGCGATTGGTATTTCCTGCCCATGCTCGGTTGCATCTGGAGCTGCCCGACAGACCAAATGCTGCAATTCCCAGTGGCGACCATGATCCGCTTTTGCCACAACCATGGGTTGATTCAAGTGAGTAATCGCCCCCAATGGTGGACGGTAACCGGCGGAGCTCGCCACTATGTGGAAAAAATTATCGCGGGCATCCCGGATAAGCGTCTCAACACGCCGGTCCAGCGCATTGCGCGGGATGATCAAGGTGTACTAGTTACGACGAACGGCAGCACCGAACGCTTTGATAAAGTCGTGCTGGCCTGCCATTCGGACCAAAGCCTGGCCATGCTGGCGGACCCCAGCCCTGCGGAGCAAGCGACTCTCGGAGCCATTCGGTACCAAGCCAACCGCGCGGTGTTGCACACCGACACCTCGGTATTGCCACAACGCCGCAAAGCGTGGGCAGCATGGAATTACGAGCGCAGCCAAGACGAGGGGCAAAACAACGCGCGCGTCTGCTTGCACTATCTGCTGAACATGCTGCAACCTCTGCCGTTTGAACAAAGCGTGGTGGTGTCGTTGAATCCGGTGTCAGAAATCAAGGCCGAGCATGTCCACGGCAGCTTTGACTACGCGCATCCTGTTTTTGACCTTGGCGCCATCCGGGCACAGGCCGAGGTACCTGCCTTGCAAGGGCAGCAACACACTTATTACAGTGGTGCATGGACAGGCTACGGATTTCACGAAGATGGTTTGAAGTCGGGCCTGGAAGCAGCGCGACTGCTGAAGCAGCATGCAGGCCTTGCCGCTTAA
- the glnE gene encoding bifunctional [glutamate--ammonia ligase]-adenylyl-L-tyrosine phosphorylase/[glutamate--ammonia-ligase] adenylyltransferase produces MTRLANQATVAHARFVQRVRRRYAAESALLPPGLPGKAAIASLASSLESAGHEPGHVLRITRQLILERLATLDCEEQSTVEDVTASMTALAEFSLDRAFALSYSALTAQYGTPLSTSGTAAQLLVVGMGKLGARELNVSSDIDLIYVYDQDGETTGDSVGRGRISNQEFFAKMVRAIYALIGDSTDHGFVFRVDLALRPNGNSGPAAVSLSALEEYLHVQGREWERFAWLKSRVVAPAAAVGSGFALQLRAVVVPFVFRRYLDYNVFDALRVLHRQIRDHAAKRSAGRPERSNDVKLSRGGIREIEFTVQLLQVVRGGQFPDLRTRPTTSALSRLVRAGLMPQDSATALTEAYLFLRKVEHRIQYLDDQQTHVLPTNEEDLCWIASTLDLRDSGELLQELDRHREVVAQEFDSLLGGSEPSCKGCTGKPNASLMDLESVLPGLEGGFQARIKDWQSHPRVQALKDESRHRLMRLIVRTGQWIAEGRTTEDAAVRLADWIEPLLRRESYLAMLLERPQVHERLLRMLGAARWPARYLLKHPGVIDELADSRTLDDRFDAPLFEADLERRRSALQVSGEDDDESLLNLLRRAHHAEVFRTLTRDIEGRLTVEQVADDLSALAQSVLSVTTRWCWMRLKNRHAEIPQFGIIAYGKLGGKELGYGSDLDIVFVYDDADERAAEVYSALVRKLINWLTVKTGEGDLYEIDTALRPNGNSGLLVTSFEAYSNYQQQRGSNTAWTWEHQAITRARCVFGSAALAQRFESVRHAVICSPRDVPSLRAEIHHMRDRVRQAHTVQPDFFDVKHSPGGMVDIEFAVQFLVLSYGRIHASLLDNVGNIALLQRAQAAGLLPGSIGSDAAQSYRELRHVQHTARLNESPTTIVSTALPAEQAAGLALWAHVFGT; encoded by the coding sequence ATGACCCGCCTTGCAAACCAGGCCACCGTGGCACACGCCCGTTTTGTCCAACGTGTCAGACGCCGGTACGCCGCAGAATCCGCTTTGTTGCCCCCAGGCCTTCCGGGCAAAGCGGCGATCGCATCTCTCGCTTCGTCCTTGGAGTCTGCAGGCCATGAGCCGGGCCATGTGCTGCGGATCACACGACAGCTGATTCTGGAGAGATTGGCCACTTTGGACTGCGAAGAGCAGTCAACGGTAGAAGATGTGACAGCGTCGATGACGGCCCTGGCCGAGTTTTCGCTGGATCGCGCCTTTGCACTCAGCTACTCGGCTTTGACCGCCCAGTACGGCACGCCCCTATCCACATCCGGCACCGCTGCGCAGCTATTGGTCGTGGGCATGGGGAAGTTGGGTGCCCGCGAACTCAATGTTTCAAGCGACATTGACCTCATCTATGTCTATGACCAAGATGGCGAGACCACCGGCGACAGTGTGGGGCGCGGCAGGATCTCCAACCAAGAGTTTTTTGCCAAGATGGTGCGCGCGATCTACGCACTTATCGGAGACAGCACTGACCACGGCTTTGTGTTCCGAGTAGACCTCGCCCTTCGACCGAACGGTAATTCGGGGCCTGCAGCGGTGTCGCTGAGCGCACTTGAAGAGTATTTGCACGTGCAGGGCCGCGAGTGGGAGAGGTTCGCTTGGCTCAAGAGTCGTGTGGTGGCGCCCGCGGCAGCGGTGGGCAGTGGATTCGCATTGCAACTGCGCGCCGTAGTGGTTCCGTTCGTGTTCCGGCGCTATCTGGACTACAACGTGTTCGATGCCCTGCGGGTATTGCACCGGCAAATCCGCGACCATGCGGCCAAGCGCAGCGCGGGCCGGCCGGAGAGAAGCAACGACGTCAAACTATCACGCGGCGGCATCCGGGAGATTGAGTTCACGGTCCAGCTATTGCAAGTGGTGCGGGGTGGCCAATTCCCGGACCTGCGCACCCGGCCCACGACGAGTGCGCTCAGCCGGCTGGTGCGCGCAGGCTTGATGCCCCAGGACAGCGCGACGGCTCTGACCGAGGCCTACCTCTTCTTGCGCAAGGTGGAGCACCGCATCCAATACCTTGACGACCAACAAACCCATGTGCTGCCCACCAACGAAGAGGATTTGTGCTGGATCGCATCGACGCTGGACCTCCGCGACAGCGGCGAACTTTTGCAGGAGCTGGACCGGCACCGCGAGGTGGTGGCCCAAGAGTTCGACTCGTTGCTCGGGGGCAGCGAGCCTTCTTGCAAAGGTTGCACAGGAAAGCCCAATGCCAGCTTGATGGACCTGGAGTCCGTGCTGCCAGGGTTGGAAGGCGGCTTCCAAGCCCGGATCAAGGATTGGCAAAGCCACCCCCGGGTGCAAGCGCTCAAAGATGAATCGCGGCACCGGCTGATGCGATTGATTGTGCGTACCGGCCAATGGATAGCAGAAGGCCGGACCACAGAAGACGCGGCCGTCCGGCTCGCTGACTGGATCGAGCCTTTGCTGCGCAGAGAGAGCTATCTCGCCATGCTCTTGGAGCGCCCGCAGGTGCATGAACGATTACTTCGCATGTTGGGCGCGGCCCGTTGGCCGGCGCGTTATTTGCTCAAACATCCCGGGGTGATCGACGAACTGGCAGATAGCCGGACACTGGACGATCGATTCGACGCCCCGCTCTTCGAAGCGGACTTGGAGCGCCGCAGATCCGCACTCCAGGTCAGTGGCGAAGATGACGACGAAAGCCTGCTCAACCTTTTGCGCCGGGCTCACCACGCTGAGGTTTTCCGTACGCTGACTCGCGATATCGAAGGTCGCTTGACGGTCGAGCAAGTCGCTGATGACTTGAGCGCGCTGGCGCAATCCGTGCTATCGGTGACGACGCGCTGGTGCTGGATGCGGTTGAAAAATCGACATGCAGAGATTCCGCAGTTCGGCATCATCGCCTACGGAAAACTAGGCGGGAAAGAACTGGGTTACGGCAGCGACCTCGATATCGTGTTCGTGTACGACGATGCTGACGAACGGGCCGCCGAGGTGTACTCGGCACTGGTGCGCAAGCTCATCAACTGGTTGACCGTCAAAACCGGTGAGGGCGACTTGTATGAAATCGACACGGCCCTGCGACCGAATGGCAACTCCGGCCTTCTGGTTACCAGTTTTGAGGCGTACTCCAACTACCAGCAACAGCGCGGCAGCAACACGGCGTGGACTTGGGAGCACCAGGCCATCACCCGGGCCCGCTGCGTATTTGGTAGCGCCGCTTTGGCACAACGCTTTGAATCCGTGCGCCATGCCGTGATCTGCAGCCCACGGGATGTGCCCTCACTACGGGCTGAGATACACCACATGCGAGACCGTGTGCGACAGGCACACACGGTGCAGCCTGACTTTTTCGACGTCAAACACAGCCCCGGCGGCATGGTGGATATCGAATTTGCGGTCCAGTTTTTGGTGCTTAGCTATGGGCGCATTCATGCCTCGTTGTTGGATAACGTCGGAAACATTGCGCTGTTGCAGCGTGCGCAAGCCGCGGGGCTACTGCCCGGCTCGATAGGCTCCGATGCGGCGCAAAGCTACCGGGAACTGCGGCATGTCCAGCACACTGCCCGACTCAACGAAAGCCCGACCACAATCGTGAGCACAGCGCTACCGGCCGAGCAGGCTGCGGGCCTTGCACTGTGGGCACACGTGTTCGGGACTTGA
- a CDS encoding HD-GYP domain-containing protein has product MHLVPINIETIRIGSPLPFPLMDKDGVLLARKSYVIPSRRDLEEFSQRGGGLFINVADSEALHRAYVEQLYELVRDDKSLGEIADTKLSGDALIERQAAQDDRMDWLDLQAISNALLRDTQPASFRSRLDRLLRQLQRHSRRNPDGTLFALIYLSAAELRMYSATHAMLVSVMCMMAAKEVLNWSNEDQQLVGAAALTMNVSMTVLQDRLTTQVEPPSMAQRAEIDQHAEHTVALMKKMGITDPDWLQAIQLHHTAPPGPLAPRSRGERLARLIRRADMFAARLAPRASRMPISPAAAMQACYFDENQAIDETGAAIIKAVGIYQPGSFVRLATNEVAVVIQRGLNTTTPKVAVLLNRSGVPTIEPTIRDTTVRDHRIVASVAHKDVKVQLNLERLLPLTALPKSDRPW; this is encoded by the coding sequence ATGCACCTTGTCCCCATCAATATAGAAACCATCCGCATCGGATCGCCGCTTCCTTTTCCATTGATGGACAAGGACGGCGTACTGCTGGCTCGAAAATCGTATGTGATTCCCTCGCGCCGGGATTTGGAAGAGTTCTCGCAGCGAGGCGGCGGCTTGTTTATCAATGTGGCGGACTCGGAGGCCCTGCATCGTGCGTATGTGGAGCAACTGTATGAACTGGTGCGTGACGACAAGTCGCTGGGTGAGATTGCCGACACCAAGCTCTCAGGCGATGCACTGATAGAACGTCAAGCTGCGCAAGACGACCGCATGGACTGGCTGGATCTGCAAGCCATTTCCAACGCCCTTTTGCGTGACACACAACCGGCAAGCTTTCGCAGCCGGCTGGATCGCCTGCTGCGTCAATTGCAACGCCACAGCCGGCGCAACCCGGATGGAACGCTGTTCGCCCTGATTTACCTGTCTGCAGCCGAGCTGCGCATGTACAGCGCAACCCATGCGATGCTGGTGAGCGTCATGTGCATGATGGCCGCCAAAGAGGTGTTGAATTGGTCGAATGAGGATCAACAATTGGTAGGGGCCGCAGCCCTCACCATGAATGTGAGCATGACGGTCCTGCAAGACCGGTTGACGACACAAGTGGAGCCGCCGTCCATGGCTCAACGCGCGGAGATTGATCAACACGCGGAACATACCGTGGCGCTGATGAAAAAAATGGGCATCACCGATCCGGATTGGCTGCAAGCCATCCAGCTGCACCACACCGCTCCCCCCGGCCCTTTGGCGCCGCGCTCCCGCGGTGAGCGGCTTGCCCGCCTGATCCGGCGGGCCGATATGTTCGCAGCACGCTTGGCCCCGAGGGCCTCGCGCATGCCCATTTCCCCCGCAGCAGCCATGCAAGCTTGCTATTTCGACGAAAACCAGGCGATCGACGAAACCGGTGCGGCCATCATCAAAGCCGTGGGCATTTATCAGCCGGGCTCATTCGTGCGCCTTGCGACGAATGAGGTGGCTGTTGTGATCCAGCGCGGACTGAACACCACCACACCGAAAGTTGCTGTTTTGTTGAACCGCAGCGGCGTGCCCACGATTGAGCCCACCATTCGTGACACCACGGTGCGTGACCACCGCATCGTGGCCAGCGTGGCACACAAGGATGTCAAAGTTCAGTTGAATTTGGAGCGGCTACTTCCGCTTACCGCCCTCCCGAAATCAGACCGTCCCTGGTGA